The DNA sequence CAAATTTGAGGTCTTGTTTCAAGTTCATAGATATAGTTTTGCTGTTTCCAAGTGTGTTAAAGCTCTGCCATCGATCTTTGGTATTTGTTGCACTTAAATCAGTTCCACAAACTTATACTGGTTTTGAAGCCTTTATGCGTCAATGGCTTAGGAGTTAAGAAAGAACTCAAGATTTCCCAATACAGTGCTTAATTTTGGGATTTGGATAGGTTTGAGGCTTTTTCAGAATGAGACAATCATGCTCAAACACTGTTACTTGGTGTTCAGGCTTTCCTCTATGGGTTCTGGTACTTGCAGCTACTTCAGTGTTGCTAGGAGCGTTGTCTATATCATCTCAAAGTGTATTCTGTAGAGTAGGCAACAAGTACCAAATCTCAGAGAGGGTCCCATTAAAAGGAGATGGCAACCCTCCTGTCATTGCTTATTGGATTAGCAGTTCTAAAGGAGAGAAAGGTGAGAAAATACCAAGGCTGTTGAAGGCAATATATCATCCAAGAAACCAGTATCTGCTGCAACTTGATGCTGATTCATCAGATTACGAAAGAGAGCAGTTGGCTCTTTATGTTCAATCCCAAAGGGTGTTTCGAACCTTTGATAATGTCAATGTTGTTGGACAAAGTTATGGAATCAACCAGATGGGGTCCTCTTCTCTTGCTGCCACACTTCACGCTGCAGCATTGCTTCTAAAGCTTAGTGCAGATTGGGATTGGTTCATCGCATTAAGCGCTTCAGACTATCCCCTCATGCCTCAAGATGGTAAGTGCGATCACATCAAAATTATGCTCAAAATGATTGAATTATTTCCACTGTCACTCTAATTACATGTCCTGATACTAATTAAGCCAAGCCTTGAAAGGTCTAAGAATTTGAGAATCTGTTCTCGCTTGGTATAGTCAAATTTGCTTCTCACTTCCTTAATCGCTTTCCATGCACAGAATATCATGTAAATCCTAAAAAATGTCATTACTGCGCAATTAGATCTCAGCTTCTATCATAGCAGCTTCAATAAGCTTGTCACCTGTTTTTCCATGGAGTTTCAAAGAATGCATATCTCTGGAACTTCTCTCTGGAACTTCATGATTTTGGTTTAGAAAACCATCTTCTTAATTTGGTAACATCTGGTTTCTCATTTTTGTTCAGATCTGCTCCATGCTTTGACTTCATTGCCACGGAATCTCAATTTTTTACATTTTACTAACGAGACTGGATGG is a window from the Rosa chinensis cultivar Old Blush chromosome 2, RchiOBHm-V2, whole genome shotgun sequence genome containing:
- the LOC112190136 gene encoding beta-glucuronosyltransferase GlcAT14A isoform X3; the encoded protein is MRQSCSNTVTWCSGFPLWVLVLAATSVLLGALSISSQSVFCRVGNKYQISERVPLKGDGNPPVIAYWISSSKGEKGEKIPRLLKAIYHPRNQYLLQLDADSSDYEREQLALYVQSQRVFRTFDNVNVVGQSYGINQMGSSSLAATLHAAALLLKLSADWDWFIALSASDYPLMPQDDLLHALTSLPRNLNFLHFTNETGWKEQKRIEKIVLDPTLHLQNSTPVSPLNYSLHERREFPDAFDVFGASGAAFARPFHAGDQVLNKIDGSVLNRSPKGLVPGEWCLGEGKSMRVLENSTADHEELCATWGNINNVNPGSRGINLAALLTNLVVKGRFTTSHCQEHW